In Holophagaceae bacterium, the sequence CCTGCCGCCGGTGAAATCGGACCCGGAGCCCCTGGCCGCGGAGTACCAACAGCGGCAAGGCGTCGCCCGGCGGCTGGCCTGCTTGGGCTTCTTCCAGACCGTGACGCTCGGATTCATCAGTCCCGAGGCCGATGCGGAATTCGCCGGCACGCCAGCCGGAGGACGGACCCTGGGCAATCCGCTGGGCTACGAATACTCCATCCTCCGGGGTTCCCTGCTGTCCTCGTTGAAACACGCCGCCGAGTACAATCTGCGGCAGGGCGCGAGGGAAGTCAGGCTCTTCGAGATCGCCCCCACCTTCCATTCCGCGCCCGGCGGCCCGGAAGAACGTTCGACCCTGGGCATCGTATGGGCCGGTGAAACCGGGGGACTGGATCCCTTGACGCCCAAGGGCCCCGTCCAGCCCGCGGCCCTTCAAGGCATCCTGGCCGCCTTGGGCGTCCATGGGGCCCCCGCCCAGGTGCGCGTGCTGGAGGGAGGGCTGCTGGCGGCTGAGGTGGCCCTGGCAGACCTTCCCGCTGCTTCCGGGCGGGTCATTCCACCCTTCCAGGGCTTCAGCCGTTTTCCATCAGTGGAACGGGACCTGTCCCTGGTGGTGCCCTTCGGCCTGTCCTTTGGCCGTCTGGCCGAGACCATCCAAGGGGCGCTCATGGGGACGCCTTTGCACACCCTCACCTGCGTGGACATCTACCGGGGCAAAGGTCTGCCCGACGGCCATCAGGCCTGGCTGCTGCGCCTGATCTTCCAGGGCGACCGCACCCTCACGGGGGATGAGGTCGACGTCTGGGTGGGATCGGCCCTGGAGGCCGCCCGTTCCCTGAAGGCGGAGCTGCGCGGATAACCGTTGCGCTCTGCGCGACGCAAGGTGTCCGTTACGAAACAACCAGAAAAGCACTGGTTATTTCGTAACGGACGCTAACCTATACCTCAGGTGCTCCAATGGATCTTCTCAAACAGCTCGAAGGCAAGCTTCAATCCCTGGTCCAGCAGCGCAATGAGCTGCGCGACCAGGTTTCGGCGATGAGGGCGGAACTGGAGGAGATCAAGGAAGAAGGCCTCGAGGAGGACGAGGAGCTCCACCGCCTTCGGGCCCAGGTGGAAAGCCTCACCCACGACAAAGAGGTCTTGGTGGCCGAGCGGGAGGAGCTGAGCACCCAAGTGGCGGGGATCCTCAAGCTGGTGGAGGACCTGAAATGAAGGCTCCCGCCATCCACATCCCCGCGGGCAAGGTGGTGCCGGTCCCCCGCAAACCCAAGGCCCAGGATGTCCACTTGGAGGTGCTCGGCCGCACCCTGAAGGTCCATACCCTGGAATATGGCGACAGCCTGACCCGGGCCAAGGAAGTGCTCGAATCCGGCTTTCACGACATGGAAGAGGCCTATGAGGTAACATGGGGGAGTTCCCCCTCGGCCCTGGACTCAACCACCTGGCTGCTGATGGGGGCCCTGAACCTGGCGCATCGTGTTGCGCAATTGGAACAGGAAGCCACCCGCACCACCCAAGACCTGGAACACACTCTCTCAAAGCTCCTCGACGACGTTCCGGATGAATCCCACGACTCCCACCCCCAACCCTCGACTCCTCCGGGAGCGCAGGACGGTCTGTTCGGGAGCGAACCCTGATCCCTGCGAGGCCCGTGTTTTGGCCAAGCGCTTGTTCCGTATAACTGCCTGGGAGACCTTACCCCGCTTGTGTGCGTTCCGCGTCGCGGCGCGCCTGAAAAGCGGGTGTTCCTAAAAGGAACGGTGGTTTCCCCCCTACTACCTTAGGGAACTAGGCAAGCCCACACGACTGAGCGGGGACTTGGTTGACAACTTGGATGTGCGGGTGGCTCCAACCCTCATGGAGACACCGCGATGAATGCATTGACCCTCGTCTTTGGCGCAGCGGCAGTCCTGCTGCTGGCCGCCGCCGTCTTTTTTGCCCTCCAGGCCACCAAGGCCAAGGCCCAGGCCGCGGCGGGAACCGATGCCCGCATCCATGCGGAGGCCGAAGCCAAGGTCATCCGCGACCAGGCCACCCGGTCCGCCGAAGCTGAGATCAAGGGCGCCAAGGACCGCGCCCAGCGGGAAGCGGACGCCATCCTCAAGGAAGCCGAGCTCAAGGCCAAGGAACAGGCCCTCGCGGCCCGCCAGGAAGCCGAGAAAGCGCTTTACGAGCGCCAGGGGGCCCTGGACAAGCAGGAGCAGCGCATCCAGTCCAAGGAAGACAATCTGGACAAGAAGACCTTGGCGCTGGATGAAAAGAGCAAGGGCATCGAGCAGAAGACCAAGGAGCTGGAAACAGCCACCGAAAAACGGAAGGCGGAGCTGGAGAAACTCCAGGCCCAGCAGGCCGAGGCCAAGGCGTTGGTGGAAGCCCAGGCCAAAAAGCTGGAGGAAGTGGCGGGCCTCACCCGGGAAGATGCGAAGAAGGAAATCATCGAGTCGCTGGAATACACGGCGAAGATGGATGCGGCCAAGCTGATCCGGCGCATCGAGGACGAGGCCCAGGAAGAGGGCATGAAGAAGGCCCGCTGGACCATCGGCGCGGCCATCCAGCGCGTGGCTTCGGACGTGGTCTCCGAAGCTGCCGTGAGTTCGGTCCAGTTGCCCAGCGATGACTTGAAGGGCCGCATCATCGGCCGCGAGGGCCGCAACATCCGGGCCATCGAGAAAGCCACGGGCTGCGATCTCATCGTGGACGACACGCCCGAGACCATCGTGGTCTCCAGTTTCGATCCCATACGCCGCGAAGTGGCGCGCCAGGCCATCCTGAAGCTCCTGGCGGACGGCCGCATCCACCCCGCCCGCATCGAGGAAGTCGTCGAAAAGACCAAGCTGGACATGGACCAGCACTTGAAGGAAGTCGGCGAGGCCGCGGCCATCGAGATGGGTTTCCCCGATGTCCACCCCAAGCTCCACAAGCTCCTGGGGCGGCTCAAGTACCGCACCAGCTATGGCCAGAACGTGCTGGACCACACGAAGGAAGTCGCGCATATCGCCGAATACATGGCGGGCGAGATGGGTTGCGATGCCCGCCTGTCCAAACGGGCCGGACTCTTCCACGACATCGG encodes:
- a CDS encoding cell division protein ZapA — translated: MKAPAIHIPAGKVVPVPRKPKAQDVHLEVLGRTLKVHTLEYGDSLTRAKEVLESGFHDMEEAYEVTWGSSPSALDSTTWLLMGALNLAHRVAQLEQEATRTTQDLEHTLSKLLDDVPDESHDSHPQPSTPPGAQDGLFGSEP
- the rny gene encoding ribonuclease Y, whose amino-acid sequence is MNALTLVFGAAAVLLLAAAVFFALQATKAKAQAAAGTDARIHAEAEAKVIRDQATRSAEAEIKGAKDRAQREADAILKEAELKAKEQALAARQEAEKALYERQGALDKQEQRIQSKEDNLDKKTLALDEKSKGIEQKTKELETATEKRKAELEKLQAQQAEAKALVEAQAKKLEEVAGLTREDAKKEIIESLEYTAKMDAAKLIRRIEDEAQEEGMKKARWTIGAAIQRVASDVVSEAAVSSVQLPSDDLKGRIIGREGRNIRAIEKATGCDLIVDDTPETIVVSSFDPIRREVARQAILKLLADGRIHPARIEEVVEKTKLDMDQHLKEVGEAAAIEMGFPDVHPKLHKLLGRLKYRTSYGQNVLDHTKEVAHIAEYMAGEMGCDARLSKRAGLFHDIGKAIDREVEGTHIEIGMELLRKFGEKENVIHAMSCHHGDFEPRTVEAMLITAADALSAARPGARREMMETYVKRLEQLEGIANSYKGVQKSFAMQAGREIRIMVDAGQVNDDQAFWIAKDVSKRIEAEMQYPGQIRVTVMRETRATEFAR